From one Syntrophobacterales bacterium genomic stretch:
- a CDS encoding DnaJ domain-containing protein, producing MTQDYYKTLGIEKGVDQEEVKKAYRKLAMKYHPDKNPNNREAEEKFKKISEAYAVLSDAEKRKQYDTYGSDQFSQRYSQEDIFRNVDLNEILRGFGFGGMGGGFRSTGRRGGFSFQTGGGGYDDLFGGGRSAYSVPQKGEDLHYNLSITLEEAVAGAEKQISLRSETGINEITVKIPAGINTGKKLRLSGKGYPGKNNGANGDLYLNINVLPHPLFARDGNDIYIEKTISFTQAALGGSIEVPTIDGSVKRLKVPSGTQCGAKIRLKGLGIPPLKGSGTAHGDQFVKINIEVPRKLSASQTSLIKKLAEEGI from the coding sequence ATGACGCAGGATTACTATAAGACACTGGGTATAGAAAAAGGGGTTGATCAGGAAGAGGTAAAGAAGGCCTACCGGAAACTGGCGATGAAGTATCATCCCGACAAAAATCCCAATAACCGCGAGGCGGAAGAAAAATTCAAGAAAATCAGCGAGGCGTACGCCGTTTTAAGCGACGCTGAAAAGCGCAAGCAGTACGATACCTATGGTTCTGATCAGTTCAGTCAGCGCTACAGTCAGGAAGACATCTTCCGCAATGTGGATCTCAATGAAATATTGAGGGGTTTTGGATTTGGCGGTATGGGCGGCGGGTTTCGCAGTACCGGCAGGCGGGGCGGCTTCAGTTTTCAAACGGGCGGCGGAGGATACGATGATCTCTTCGGAGGGGGACGATCCGCTTACTCTGTGCCGCAAAAAGGGGAGGACTTGCATTACAATCTTTCCATTACGCTTGAAGAGGCTGTTGCAGGCGCGGAAAAACAGATTTCCCTCCGCAGTGAAACCGGGATCAATGAAATAACGGTAAAAATTCCCGCCGGTATCAATACCGGCAAGAAGCTGCGGCTCTCCGGAAAAGGCTATCCGGGGAAAAACAACGGTGCCAACGGCGATTTATACCTGAACATTAATGTACTTCCTCATCCGCTGTTCGCCCGGGATGGAAATGACATATACATTGAAAAAACGATCTCCTTCACCCAGGCGGCTTTGGGAGGCAGCATCGAAGTCCCGACGATCGATGGTTCCGTTAAAAGGCTTAAAGTTCCCTCAGGGACGCAGTGCGGCGCCAAGATCCGTCTTAAGGGTTTGGGAATCCCACCCCTCAAGGGGTCTGGCACGGCGCATGGAGACCAGTTTGTAAAGATTAACATTGAGGTTCCTCGAAAGCTTTCCGCAAGCCAGACGAGTTTGATCAAAAAACTGGCTGAGGAAGGTATTTGA
- a CDS encoding tetratricopeptide repeat protein — protein MSNKLEKKELEEPDKLTILFIKIRSFVETHRSKIYLGAGIAVVIFLIAAGVYLYQANYENKAAGFYNGILTAQMKAGSPAGDEALTKGLKELLSKYPRSNAASLGHYRLGNLYYNRRAYDEAEASYHAFIKSASSDNDLVALAYNGLGACAEQKKDLKKALEFYDLAMKTKGGSSFESINYTNIARIYEQLKDNKKAVEFYQKALLKTTDPAMSILIKRKLSLLS, from the coding sequence ATGTCAAATAAGTTAGAAAAAAAAGAACTCGAAGAACCGGACAAGCTAACAATTTTATTCATTAAAATACGATCCTTTGTCGAAACCCACCGGAGTAAAATATATCTGGGAGCAGGGATAGCGGTCGTCATCTTTCTCATTGCCGCCGGCGTTTATCTCTATCAGGCGAATTACGAAAACAAAGCAGCCGGATTTTACAATGGGATATTGACGGCCCAGATGAAAGCGGGTTCCCCCGCCGGCGACGAAGCATTGACGAAAGGATTGAAGGAACTGCTCTCCAAATATCCGCGGAGCAATGCCGCTTCTCTCGGTCACTATCGCCTGGGAAATTTATATTACAATCGTCGCGCTTATGATGAGGCGGAGGCCTCCTATCATGCGTTTATCAAAAGTGCTTCTTCCGATAACGATTTAGTTGCCCTTGCCTATAATGGGTTGGGCGCATGCGCAGAACAAAAAAAAGACCTTAAAAAGGCCCTGGAATTTTATGATCTGGCGATGAAAACGAAGGGCGGTTCATCATTTGAAAGTATAAATTACACAAATATTGCGAGAATTTACGAGCAATTGAAGGATAACAAGAAGGCGGTTGAATTCTATCAGAAGGCGCTTTTGAAAACAACTGATCCGGCGATGAGCATATTAATAAAAAGAAAGCTGTCGCTATTGAGTTGA
- a CDS encoding acyl-CoA thioesterase: protein MNRSPLKIRVIYADTDAMGIVYHTNYIRWFEIGRTELFRELGIVYKDLEASGCNLPVTQAYCHYHLPARYDDLVLLQTGIDFIKRASIKFTHKIWDEAQINLLTEGYTVHACTDRTGKIIRIPAIITDKLRTFVNNPH, encoded by the coding sequence TTGAATAGAAGCCCGCTGAAAATTAGAGTTATTTACGCGGACACCGATGCGATGGGTATTGTCTATCACACCAATTACATCCGCTGGTTTGAAATAGGGAGAACCGAGCTTTTTCGCGAACTGGGGATTGTTTATAAGGACCTTGAAGCATCAGGATGCAATCTGCCAGTAACCCAGGCCTACTGTCATTACCACCTGCCTGCCCGCTATGATGATCTGGTTCTTTTGCAAACCGGGATAGACTTTATCAAGCGGGCCAGTATTAAATTTACCCACAAGATATGGGACGAAGCGCAGATCAATTTGCTGACCGAGGGCTATACTGTGCATGCCTGCACCGACCGCACCGGAAAAATTATCCGCATCCCGGCCATAATAACCGACAAACTCAGAACATTTGTTAATAATCCGCATTGA
- a CDS encoding cofactor-independent phosphoglycerate mutase — translation MKYIVLLGDGMADYPIDSLQGKTPLEYAYTPNMDRIAAEGTLSLIDTIPPGLAPGSDVANLAVLGYDSRVFYSGRAPLEAANMGVQLAPEDVAFRCNLVTLSDSVEPVMEDFTAGHISSAEAAPLINDLNAALGSEEFQFHPGVGYRHLLVWHGGEPGMKATPPHDITGQRVAPYLPSGEGALEIARLMKLSQDFLADYPLNRERRAKGLKPVTSIWLWGQGRAPRIQKMTERFRITGGMISAVDLLNGIGIYAGLEVLKVTGATGYTDTNYVGKAEKALSALQNLDFVFLHVESPDEMGHEGNVGGKIKAIEDFDKKVVGAILDGISLFGEYRVAVLSDHRTPIALKTHIVDPSPLAFLSSRPGENQGRGGSFGETSAHNSGNMVSPGYRFMEHFIGGLERLFE, via the coding sequence ATGAAATACATAGTGTTACTGGGAGACGGGATGGCAGATTACCCCATTGACTCCCTGCAAGGGAAAACCCCGCTCGAATACGCCTACACCCCCAATATGGACAGGATCGCAGCGGAGGGAACGTTGAGTCTGATCGACACGATTCCCCCGGGGCTTGCCCCGGGAAGCGATGTGGCGAATCTTGCCGTCCTCGGTTATGATTCCCGTGTCTTTTATTCGGGCAGGGCGCCGCTCGAGGCGGCCAATATGGGGGTCCAGCTTGCCCCGGAGGATGTCGCCTTTCGTTGCAATCTCGTGACGTTAAGCGACTCGGTGGAGCCGGTTATGGAGGATTTTACGGCCGGTCATATCTCCTCTGCGGAGGCAGCTCCCCTGATCAATGATTTGAACGCTGCGCTGGGCTCGGAGGAGTTCCAATTTCATCCCGGCGTCGGGTATCGGCACCTGCTGGTGTGGCACGGGGGAGAGCCTGGAATGAAGGCGACTCCGCCCCACGACATCACCGGCCAAAGGGTTGCGCCGTATCTGCCCAGTGGGGAGGGCGCTCTGGAGATAGCCCGTCTGATGAAGCTGTCCCAGGATTTTCTTGCCGATTACCCGCTTAACCGGGAACGACGAGCGAAGGGGTTGAAGCCCGTAACGTCTATCTGGCTTTGGGGGCAGGGGAGGGCGCCACGGATTCAAAAAATGACGGAGAGATTTCGAATTACAGGCGGGATGATCTCTGCCGTTGATCTGCTGAACGGAATCGGGATTTATGCCGGGCTCGAGGTCCTCAAAGTCACGGGGGCAACCGGCTACACCGATACCAATTATGTCGGCAAGGCAGAAAAGGCATTGTCTGCACTCCAGAATCTCGATTTTGTCTTTCTCCACGTCGAGTCCCCTGACGAGATGGGGCACGAAGGCAATGTCGGTGGGAAGATAAAGGCGATTGAGGATTTCGATAAGAAGGTTGTTGGTGCAATCCTTGACGGTATTTCCCTGTTTGGTGAATACCGGGTTGCCGTTTTAAGCGATCATCGGACTCCGATTGCGCTAAAAACCCATATTGTCGATCCTAGCCCACTGGCGTTTCTCTCTTCCCGACCAGGTGAAAATCAGGGCCGGGGGGGTTCTTTTGGGGAAACCAGTGCTCATAATTCCGGCAACATGGTATCGCCCGGGTATAGATTCATGGAACATTTCATCGGCGGTTTGGAGAGGCTCTTTGAATAG